In the Natronolimnobius baerhuensis genome, one interval contains:
- a CDS encoding M50 family metallopeptidase yields MSAAHDGDGDGSPALESLFREPFGFTWGDTDGTIWLRSDEGSYKRVHPVFFEQLREIATGSSDPADHDERVRETVALLAAEGYLESGSEIVREEPPPDIRLWPRLGAVAGVVVLFVGCLAVRWPELRQLPADLEFGLGLALIVLPVLLGSIALHELGHYVPSRRYFDPQLRIGLLNRVIPAIITRTTDAWRCPRNVRLWISLAGPVVDLLVATGFAVAFVVFPDQPIVGFLALLIAARALFVLNPLIEGDGYWALVDAFGWHNLRTRGFRDLERRVLSGPAVYAVSSVVFTVGFVAVMLAVLTSAIGLR; encoded by the coding sequence ATGTCCGCTGCGCACGACGGCGACGGCGACGGATCGCCCGCCCTCGAGTCGCTCTTTCGCGAGCCGTTCGGCTTTACGTGGGGCGACACGGACGGCACGATCTGGCTGCGGAGTGACGAGGGGTCGTACAAGCGCGTCCATCCGGTCTTCTTCGAGCAACTGCGTGAGATTGCGACTGGCTCGAGCGACCCCGCCGACCACGACGAGCGCGTCCGCGAGACGGTCGCGTTACTGGCTGCGGAGGGCTACCTCGAGTCCGGAAGTGAAATCGTCCGCGAGGAACCACCGCCGGATATCCGACTGTGGCCCCGACTCGGCGCGGTCGCCGGCGTCGTTGTGCTGTTCGTTGGCTGTCTCGCAGTCCGCTGGCCCGAACTCCGACAACTGCCCGCCGACCTCGAGTTCGGCCTCGGACTCGCGCTGATCGTCCTGCCCGTCTTACTCGGCTCGATTGCGCTCCACGAACTCGGCCACTACGTTCCGAGTCGGCGCTACTTCGACCCACAGCTCCGAATCGGGCTTCTCAACAGGGTTATCCCCGCGATCATCACGCGGACGACTGACGCCTGGCGCTGCCCGCGAAACGTCCGTCTCTGGATCAGTCTCGCGGGGCCGGTCGTCGATCTGCTCGTCGCGACCGGCTTCGCCGTCGCGTTCGTCGTCTTCCCCGACCAGCCCATCGTCGGCTTTCTGGCGCTCCTGATCGCCGCACGCGCCCTGTTCGTCCTGAACCCGCTCATCGAAGGCGACGGCTACTGGGCGCTCGTCGATGCCTTCGGTTGGCACAACCTGCGCACGCGTGGCTTTCGCGACCTCGAGCGCCGCGTCCTCTCGGGACCGGCGGTGTACGCAGTCTCGAGTGTCGTCTTTACCGTCGGATTCGTCGCCGTCATGCTGGCCGTGTTGACGAGCGCGATTGGCCTCCGATGA
- a CDS encoding efflux RND transporter permease subunit, producing the protein MSRSLATRYADALVEHSRVVIVLTLLVTAIVAAGVVIGDPEDGDIGQFDADSEETEALEEIEATYGTDDDIVTQIVIRGTGDSADSSTGDVLTRESFLEGLELQQDIRDTESLNATLADQGVLALENVVATGAVFEDRAAEANGPPDTSEPTLEEQIEALEDRSDEEFEELLETVLDPDGDAAGADAGSGEEGDPYEFLPTDYEPGSTTADSRVAFVFQIDDGGPDEDPEAAYAAQLEIDALVDERFDDAFVFGQGITDEASSNAVGDSFGLITPVALILVLVALGTAYRDVVDVLVSIFGIAVVMAWLGGIQGWLEVPSSQLLIAVPFLLIGLSIDYSLHVIMRSREARTGQLEDDTDASPQQRGVRNGMRLGLAGVVLALAAATFSTGIGFLSNVVSPLPAIRDFALLSAGGIFATFVAFAILVPALKVELDDLLESRFGRDRTKQPFGLGTGPVNRALTGVVSLVQRGPVVVVLIALLLASGGVYGAAGIDTEFNQADFLPEDAPEWAKSLPGPIAPDTYTISDDAAYLGDNFQERGEGSQSQILIRGAITDPAALSAIESATDDIAASDENTTISIRADGDPAVESPVTAIRTTAAENDSVATALEERDTTDNDLPDEDLEGLYDELYAADEDAASSVIYRTDDGEYDTMRLLLTVRGDAASQSIADDTRDVASMIETESDGAVTAVAAGGPVTTAVVQDALLETLVQAFAVTLVVILVFLTILYWVRHRKPAFGVLTLAPVVAALAWLLGTMAVLDVPFNSETAVITSLAIGLGVDYSIHVSERFLDERERQSDANGNLDAGALENTLRATITGTGGALLGSALTTAAGFGVLALALAPPLQRFGLVTGLSIIFAFVACMTVLPCLLVLRERVHARFA; encoded by the coding sequence ATGAGTCGGTCACTCGCGACACGATATGCGGATGCGCTCGTCGAGCACAGCCGCGTCGTTATCGTGCTCACACTTCTGGTCACCGCGATTGTCGCTGCGGGCGTCGTTATCGGCGACCCCGAAGACGGCGACATCGGCCAGTTCGACGCCGATTCCGAGGAGACCGAGGCACTCGAGGAAATCGAGGCGACCTACGGCACGGACGACGATATCGTCACCCAGATCGTCATTCGTGGAACTGGCGATAGCGCAGATTCCAGCACCGGCGACGTACTCACCCGCGAGTCCTTCCTCGAGGGGCTCGAACTCCAGCAGGACATCCGCGACACCGAGTCGCTAAACGCGACGCTCGCTGACCAGGGCGTTCTCGCCCTCGAGAACGTCGTCGCGACCGGGGCGGTGTTCGAAGACCGCGCCGCCGAGGCGAACGGCCCGCCCGACACCAGCGAACCGACACTCGAGGAACAGATCGAGGCGCTCGAGGACCGCTCTGACGAGGAGTTCGAGGAATTGCTCGAGACGGTGCTCGATCCCGACGGTGACGCGGCCGGCGCGGACGCTGGCAGCGGCGAGGAGGGTGACCCATACGAGTTCCTCCCCACCGACTACGAACCCGGATCGACGACCGCCGACTCGCGCGTCGCGTTCGTCTTCCAGATCGACGACGGCGGCCCCGACGAGGACCCGGAGGCGGCCTACGCGGCCCAACTCGAGATCGACGCCCTCGTCGATGAACGCTTCGACGACGCGTTCGTCTTCGGGCAAGGAATCACCGACGAGGCGTCTTCGAACGCCGTCGGCGACAGTTTCGGTCTCATTACACCCGTTGCGCTAATCCTCGTACTCGTCGCGCTCGGCACCGCCTACCGCGACGTCGTCGACGTGCTCGTCTCCATCTTCGGTATCGCGGTCGTAATGGCCTGGCTCGGCGGCATCCAGGGCTGGCTCGAGGTGCCCTCGAGTCAACTGCTCATCGCCGTTCCCTTCCTGCTGATCGGGCTGAGCATCGACTACTCGTTGCACGTCATCATGCGCTCGCGCGAGGCTCGGACGGGCCAACTCGAGGACGATACGGACGCATCGCCACAGCAACGCGGCGTTCGAAACGGAATGCGCCTCGGCCTCGCGGGAGTCGTCCTCGCACTCGCCGCGGCGACCTTTTCGACCGGCATCGGCTTCCTCTCGAACGTCGTCAGCCCGCTGCCGGCGATTCGTGACTTCGCACTCTTGAGCGCCGGGGGCATCTTCGCGACGTTCGTCGCCTTCGCCATCCTCGTCCCCGCGCTGAAAGTCGAACTCGACGACCTGCTCGAGTCTCGATTCGGTCGGGATCGGACGAAACAGCCGTTCGGGCTTGGAACGGGGCCGGTCAACCGCGCGCTCACGGGCGTCGTCTCGCTCGTCCAGCGCGGACCGGTCGTCGTGGTTCTGATCGCCCTGTTGCTCGCCTCGGGTGGCGTCTACGGCGCGGCTGGCATCGACACGGAGTTCAATCAGGCGGATTTCCTCCCCGAAGATGCCCCTGAGTGGGCGAAGTCCCTCCCCGGACCGATTGCACCCGATACGTACACGATCAGCGACGACGCAGCGTATCTCGGCGACAACTTTCAGGAGCGCGGCGAAGGCTCACAGAGCCAGATACTGATACGCGGGGCGATCACAGATCCGGCCGCGTTGTCGGCCATCGAGTCAGCGACCGACGACATCGCCGCCAGCGACGAGAACACGACGATTTCGATTCGCGCGGACGGCGACCCCGCCGTCGAGAGCCCGGTGACGGCGATTCGGACGACCGCCGCGGAGAACGACTCCGTCGCAACCGCACTCGAGGAACGGGATACAACCGACAACGACCTGCCCGACGAGGACCTCGAGGGACTGTACGACGAACTGTACGCTGCCGACGAGGACGCCGCATCGTCGGTTATCTACCGGACCGACGACGGTGAGTACGACACGATGCGGCTACTCTTGACCGTCCGTGGCGACGCCGCGTCTCAGTCGATTGCAGACGATACGCGCGACGTCGCCTCGATGATCGAAACCGAAAGCGACGGCGCGGTGACGGCCGTCGCCGCTGGTGGCCCCGTCACGACCGCCGTGGTACAGGATGCACTCCTCGAGACGCTCGTGCAGGCGTTCGCGGTGACGCTGGTGGTGATTCTGGTCTTCCTCACGATCCTGTACTGGGTTCGCCACCGCAAGCCCGCCTTTGGCGTGCTCACGCTCGCGCCGGTCGTCGCCGCGCTGGCGTGGCTGCTCGGCACGATGGCCGTCCTCGACGTGCCGTTCAACAGCGAAACGGCCGTCATCACGAGCCTCGCAATCGGGCTCGGCGTCGACTACAGCATCCACGTCAGCGAGCGCTTCCTCGACGAACGCGAGCGCCAGAGCGACGCCAACGGCAATCTGGACGCTGGCGCACTCGAGAATACTCTCCGTGCGACGATCACCGGCACCGGTGGCGCGCTGTTGGGGAGTGCGTTGACGACGGCGGCGGGCTTTGGGGTGCTTGCGCTCGCGCTGGCCCCGCCGCTGCAGCGCTTCGGTCTCGTGACTGGCCTGAGCATCATCTTTGCGTTCGTCGCCTGCATGACGGTGTTGCCGTGTCTGCTCGTGTTGCGCGAGCGGGTGCACGCTCGGTTCGCCTAA
- the rtcA gene encoding RNA 3'-terminal phosphate cyclase, protein MTLSREPDRELDGSSAGGQFLRTALGLAVLRNESIRIENVRGDRPKPGLRHQHLAVLETMAAVCDAEVSGAELGAETVAFDPTPASAEPDGSPSLEGGQYEVDINTAGSITLLFDALLPLAPILESPLRVTATGGTDVEWSPPLDYFHEVKLPLLRRFGLVAACEVDRRGFYPNGGGRATLHLGPSQLESLDLERRGPLEAVRLYSTESESLADRDVAHRQLEGALARLEVGEGDAPAIERHETTAPSPSPGSALVIRLDYGTGVAGFAALGERGKPAERVGEDAADGANRFLEREAAVDRHLADQLLVFLALAGGRVRIPAMTDHVRASRELLEAFDIALELDERGDDVLVSSGPSDSLL, encoded by the coding sequence ATGACACTCTCACGTGAGCCGGACCGCGAACTCGACGGCTCGAGCGCCGGCGGCCAGTTTCTCCGAACCGCACTCGGCCTTGCAGTCCTCCGAAACGAGTCGATTCGGATCGAAAACGTCCGCGGAGATCGGCCGAAACCGGGCCTTCGCCACCAGCATCTGGCCGTTCTCGAGACCATGGCTGCGGTCTGTGACGCCGAGGTTTCGGGTGCGGAACTCGGCGCGGAGACAGTTGCGTTCGATCCGACTCCTGCGAGCGCCGAACCCGACGGCTCGCCCAGTCTGGAGGGCGGCCAGTACGAGGTCGATATCAACACGGCGGGGAGTATCACCCTGCTGTTTGATGCCCTCCTTCCACTCGCGCCGATTCTCGAGTCACCGCTTCGCGTGACGGCCACCGGCGGGACGGACGTCGAGTGGTCGCCGCCGCTTGACTATTTCCACGAGGTCAAACTCCCACTCCTTCGGCGATTCGGCCTCGTTGCGGCCTGTGAGGTCGACCGACGTGGCTTCTATCCGAACGGCGGCGGGCGGGCGACCCTGCATCTTGGCCCCTCGCAACTCGAGTCACTCGACCTCGAGCGACGCGGGCCGCTCGAGGCCGTGCGATTGTATTCGACCGAATCCGAATCGCTGGCTGACCGAGACGTGGCGCATCGACAACTCGAGGGCGCACTCGCGCGCCTCGAGGTCGGCGAGGGCGACGCGCCCGCTATCGAGCGCCACGAGACGACTGCCCCGAGTCCATCGCCCGGCTCAGCGCTCGTGATTCGACTCGACTACGGCACTGGCGTTGCGGGATTTGCTGCCCTCGGCGAGCGCGGGAAACCGGCCGAACGAGTCGGCGAAGATGCAGCCGACGGGGCGAATCGTTTTCTCGAGCGCGAGGCGGCAGTCGACCGCCATCTGGCGGACCAGTTACTCGTCTTCCTCGCGCTCGCGGGCGGGCGAGTTCGGATTCCGGCCATGACCGATCACGTACGCGCCAGCCGCGAGTTGCTCGAGGCGTTCGACATTGCCCTCGAGTTGGACGAACGCGGAGATGACGTGCTCGTAAGTAGTGGGCCATCAGACAGTTTGTTGTAA
- a CDS encoding ATP-grasp domain-containing protein produces the protein MSVLLLGPRSDPQLAAVERALETRGVDTCVWDADDWPGAGALTYHQGDQTRLTVDGMPADGVHTTYLRNFALNPRLSEYRDDLEDHPFALLNQLREYQATLESMLYSLAARGVRMVNPLETQDLHTRKPWQLERLDAAGVPVPETLTTTDPEAVRSFADRLGAIVYKPVSGGGHAAVLTPDDLDADRLSLLANSPVQFQEYVDGEDIRVFVVDGEVVAAARIVSDELDYRTADHDVERIPLSALEPEISEAAVTATDCLGLAFSGIDVIDTDGGCTVLEANPSPMFAAFDEKAGTDVAGALADHLATPAETEPAAA, from the coding sequence ATGAGTGTGTTACTCCTTGGCCCTCGATCAGATCCGCAACTCGCTGCCGTCGAGCGTGCACTCGAGACTCGAGGCGTCGACACGTGCGTGTGGGATGCCGACGACTGGCCGGGTGCGGGCGCGCTGACGTACCACCAGGGCGACCAGACGCGCCTGACGGTCGACGGGATGCCCGCTGACGGCGTTCACACAACCTATCTCCGGAACTTCGCGCTCAACCCGCGACTGTCCGAGTACCGGGACGACCTCGAGGATCACCCGTTCGCCTTGCTAAATCAACTGCGGGAGTATCAGGCCACCCTCGAGTCGATGCTCTACTCGCTTGCGGCCCGTGGCGTGCGGATGGTGAATCCACTCGAGACGCAGGACCTGCACACCCGCAAGCCCTGGCAACTCGAGCGACTCGACGCTGCCGGCGTGCCAGTTCCGGAGACGCTGACAACGACCGACCCCGAGGCAGTGCGTTCGTTCGCAGATCGACTGGGTGCAATCGTCTACAAACCGGTCAGTGGGGGCGGCCACGCGGCGGTGCTTACCCCCGACGATCTCGACGCTGACCGGCTCTCGTTGCTGGCAAACTCACCCGTACAGTTCCAGGAGTACGTCGACGGCGAGGATATTCGCGTCTTCGTCGTCGACGGCGAGGTCGTCGCCGCCGCCCGGATCGTCTCCGACGAACTCGACTATCGAACAGCCGACCACGACGTCGAACGGATTCCACTCTCCGCGCTCGAGCCCGAGATTTCTGAGGCCGCCGTTACCGCGACAGACTGCCTCGGACTGGCGTTTTCGGGCATCGACGTTATCGACACCGACGGCGGCTGTACCGTCCTCGAGGCGAATCCGTCGCCGATGTTCGCGGCGTTCGACGAGAAGGCGGGGACGGACGTTGCCGGCGCGCTCGCAGACCACCTCGCGACGCCCGCCGAAACGGAACCGGCCGCTGCGTGA
- a CDS encoding DUF1405 domain-containing protein yields the protein MSATTGLADREPLPNYLAPVPKTIEDLGLRFAWLVVAINLAGTVFGFWYYSGQFAATPAAMWPWVPDSPMATLLIALAIAAWKLGHELPWLTALAFFGNIILGLWTPYTLLVFYETYAAQTHPLMFQFLFWSHLAMVVQAFVLHRITDFPVWGVAVATVWYASNLIVDYFIPVLEGPHGVHHTTIPVAQDASMFLGADALGVVAAGEVTFTLLALFLALATAVKKCQVAREQS from the coding sequence ATGTCTGCGACGACCGGGCTGGCTGACCGTGAGCCGTTGCCGAACTACCTCGCGCCCGTCCCGAAGACCATCGAGGACCTCGGGCTCCGGTTTGCGTGGCTCGTCGTCGCGATCAACCTTGCGGGGACGGTCTTTGGTTTCTGGTACTACTCCGGGCAGTTCGCGGCGACGCCAGCTGCGATGTGGCCCTGGGTGCCCGATAGCCCGATGGCGACGCTGTTGATCGCACTCGCGATTGCTGCGTGGAAACTCGGCCACGAACTCCCGTGGCTGACCGCGCTCGCCTTTTTCGGGAACATCATCCTCGGGCTGTGGACGCCCTACACGCTGCTCGTCTTCTACGAGACGTATGCCGCTCAGACGCATCCGCTCATGTTCCAGTTTCTGTTCTGGAGCCACCTCGCGATGGTCGTCCAGGCCTTTGTCCTTCACCGCATCACCGACTTTCCCGTCTGGGGGGTCGCCGTCGCGACCGTCTGGTACGCCAGCAATCTGATCGTCGACTACTTTATCCCCGTTCTCGAGGGACCCCACGGCGTCCATCACACGACGATTCCCGTCGCCCAGGATGCATCTATGTTCCTCGGCGCGGACGCACTCGGCGTCGTCGCTGCCGGCGAGGTGACGTTTACCCTCCTCGCGCTCTTTCTCGCACTCGCAACGGCCGTCAAAAAGTGTCAGGTCGCACGCGAACAGTCCTGA
- a CDS encoding valine--tRNA ligase, protein MSATSIHRATTGIFDDRPQQHHDDVPTTPRAGGESMSMDTPEQDDETGEEASLEGGYEPEAVESRWQDRWVDEEVYAYESDPERDPNTTYAIDTPPPTVSGSLHMGHLYGSTLQDFAARFQRMADGEVLFPFGYDDNGIASERLTEEELDIRHQDYERREFQELCREVCTEYEDDFTRKMQNLGTSIDWNSTYKTIEPRVQRISQLSFLDLYEKGREYRKKAPAIWCPECETAISQVETEDDERHSHFNDIAFELVGDDAPRDEFVISTTRPELIPACVSVFVHPDDEENQDLVGETATIPIFGHEVPIIADERVDMEKGSGVVMCCTFGDQNDIEWYQAHDLPLRVAIDESATMTDLAGDYEGMSTEEAREAIVEDLDEAGHLRDRWEITHAVGVHERCDTPVEYRVSKQWYVEILDHKDEYLEAGQEMDWYPEKMFTRYQHWIEGLEWDWLISRQRDSGIPFPVWYCEECDHPIMAEKADLPVDPLSDEPPVDACPECGHDEFEPEEDVFDTWATSSLTPLINAGWDWDDESESFQMDSPELYPFDLRPQGHDIISFWLFHTIVKCYEHTGEVPFDATLINGHVLDENREKMSKSRGNVVAPDEVLADYPVDAVRFWAASAAVGDDFPYQEKDLRAGEKLLRKLWNASKLVDNLAPAHPEEPDDLEPIDRWLLAELDDAVAELTAQFEEYEFAKARDRLRTFFWNTFCDDYLEIAKGREDNPSTQYALRTAHRTFLELWAPFLPHITEEIWQAVYADSGTHNGNLETVSIHTREWPEPQGYDADLEAGETAIEVISAVRRYKSENQLALNADLESVAVYGPIEGFEDAIQDVMHVQHLEILAEEPEVTTEIASIDLDYSTLGPKFGSKVGDIDAGIDSGEYEIETDDDGTATALHVGDEELEADLFELERERTYSGDGEMIETDSAVIILE, encoded by the coding sequence TTGTCCGCGACCAGTATTCACCGAGCAACGACCGGTATCTTCGATGACCGACCACAACAACACCACGACGACGTACCGACGACGCCCCGCGCGGGCGGTGAGAGCATGAGTATGGACACACCCGAACAGGACGACGAGACGGGCGAGGAAGCCAGCCTCGAGGGTGGCTACGAGCCCGAGGCAGTCGAATCGCGCTGGCAGGATCGCTGGGTCGACGAGGAGGTTTACGCCTACGAGAGCGATCCCGAGCGGGATCCGAACACGACCTACGCAATCGATACGCCGCCGCCGACGGTCTCGGGCAGTCTGCACATGGGCCACCTCTACGGCTCGACGCTGCAGGATTTCGCCGCCCGATTCCAGCGCATGGCAGACGGCGAGGTGCTGTTTCCCTTTGGCTACGACGACAACGGCATCGCGAGCGAGCGCCTGACCGAAGAAGAACTGGACATCCGCCATCAGGACTACGAGCGCCGCGAGTTCCAGGAACTCTGTCGCGAGGTCTGTACGGAGTACGAGGACGACTTCACCCGCAAGATGCAGAACCTCGGCACCTCTATCGACTGGAACTCGACGTACAAGACAATCGAGCCGCGCGTCCAGCGCATCTCACAACTGTCCTTCCTCGATCTCTACGAGAAGGGCCGCGAGTACCGCAAGAAAGCGCCCGCAATCTGGTGTCCAGAGTGTGAAACGGCGATTTCGCAGGTCGAAACTGAAGACGACGAGCGCCACTCGCACTTCAACGATATCGCGTTCGAACTCGTGGGAGATGACGCGCCTCGAGACGAGTTCGTTATCTCCACCACGCGACCGGAACTCATCCCGGCCTGTGTCTCCGTCTTCGTCCACCCCGACGACGAGGAGAATCAGGATCTTGTCGGCGAGACGGCCACGATCCCGATCTTCGGCCACGAGGTGCCGATCATCGCCGACGAGCGCGTCGACATGGAAAAAGGCAGCGGCGTTGTCATGTGCTGTACCTTCGGCGACCAGAACGACATCGAGTGGTATCAGGCCCACGACCTGCCGCTGCGCGTCGCCATCGACGAATCCGCGACGATGACCGACCTCGCCGGCGACTACGAGGGCATGTCCACTGAGGAGGCCCGCGAGGCCATCGTCGAGGATCTGGACGAGGCGGGCCACCTGCGCGACCGCTGGGAGATTACCCACGCCGTCGGCGTCCACGAGCGCTGTGACACCCCCGTCGAGTACCGCGTCTCCAAGCAGTGGTACGTCGAAATTCTCGATCACAAAGACGAGTACCTCGAGGCCGGCCAGGAGATGGACTGGTACCCCGAGAAGATGTTCACGCGCTACCAGCACTGGATCGAAGGCCTCGAGTGGGACTGGCTGATCTCGCGCCAGCGCGACTCGGGAATTCCGTTCCCGGTCTGGTACTGCGAAGAGTGTGACCACCCGATTATGGCTGAGAAGGCGGACCTTCCGGTCGATCCGCTTTCCGACGAGCCGCCAGTTGACGCCTGTCCCGAGTGCGGTCACGACGAGTTCGAGCCCGAAGAGGACGTCTTCGACACCTGGGCGACCTCCTCGCTGACGCCCCTGATCAATGCCGGTTGGGACTGGGACGACGAGAGCGAGTCGTTCCAGATGGACAGCCCGGAACTGTATCCGTTCGATCTGCGTCCGCAGGGCCACGACATCATCTCCTTTTGGCTGTTCCACACCATCGTCAAGTGCTACGAACACACCGGTGAGGTGCCCTTCGACGCGACGCTGATCAACGGCCACGTCTTAGACGAGAACCGCGAGAAGATGTCCAAATCGCGGGGCAACGTGGTCGCTCCCGACGAGGTGCTCGCCGACTATCCCGTCGACGCCGTCCGATTCTGGGCCGCAAGCGCCGCTGTCGGCGACGACTTCCCGTACCAGGAGAAAGATCTCCGCGCCGGCGAGAAACTCCTGCGGAAGCTCTGGAACGCCTCGAAACTCGTCGATAACCTCGCGCCGGCCCACCCCGAGGAACCGGACGACCTCGAGCCAATCGACCGCTGGCTGCTCGCGGAACTCGACGACGCCGTCGCCGAACTCACTGCCCAGTTCGAGGAGTACGAGTTCGCGAAGGCCCGCGACCGCCTGCGAACGTTCTTCTGGAACACCTTCTGTGACGACTACTTAGAGATCGCCAAAGGCCGGGAGGACAATCCCTCGACGCAGTACGCGCTGCGGACGGCCCACCGAACCTTCCTCGAGTTGTGGGCACCGTTCCTGCCCCACATCACGGAGGAGATCTGGCAGGCAGTGTACGCAGACAGCGGAACGCACAACGGCAACCTCGAGACCGTCAGCATCCATACGCGCGAGTGGCCCGAGCCACAGGGCTACGACGCCGACCTCGAGGCTGGCGAGACGGCAATCGAAGTGATCTCCGCGGTCCGGCGGTACAAGAGCGAGAACCAACTGGCGCTGAACGCCGACCTCGAGTCGGTCGCCGTCTACGGCCCTATCGAGGGCTTCGAGGACGCCATTCAGGACGTGATGCACGTCCAGCACCTCGAGATTCTCGCCGAGGAACCCGAGGTCACCACCGAAATCGCGTCCATCGATCTCGACTACTCGACGCTCGGGCCGAAGTTCGGCTCGAAAGTCGGCGACATCGATGCCGGCATCGACAGCGGCGAGTACGAGATTGAGACGGACGACGACGGCACCGCGACCGCGCTTCACGTCGGTGACGAAGAACTCGAGGCCGATCTGTTCGAACTCGAGCGCGAGCGAACCTACTCGGGCGATGGCGAGATGATCGAGACCGACTCGGCGGTCATCATCCTCGAGTAG
- a CDS encoding HFX_2341 family transcriptional regulator has translation MQTHIVPVGFDYDRLIAPLVRDQIDVERVILLEGAVGSEANVEYSRHLSEKLETDFRNLLGASTERFILEDVYNYDEAFEQAYDLITAELDRGNEVWVNVAAMPRTVSFAFATAANSLMVEREDDREQIHTYYTAPEKYLETELAEELREQITVLEDLEDERDADADVIDDNRIDTRLESARDLLSEFDERGTTIGAKEIDGRHIVELPVASFSNVKPFEELILYKLGEDGEFDSVSELAESLSSELNEEYTDSFRSKVIYNVDRLGPGGKGYIEREEHGKSYRTRLSRIGELWVRAHSDEPGSP, from the coding sequence ATGCAGACCCACATCGTTCCGGTCGGCTTCGATTACGACCGGCTGATCGCGCCGCTCGTCCGCGATCAGATCGACGTCGAGCGCGTCATTTTGCTCGAGGGAGCCGTCGGGAGCGAGGCCAACGTCGAGTACTCCCGGCACCTCTCGGAGAAACTCGAGACGGACTTTCGGAACCTGTTGGGGGCGAGTACCGAGCGATTCATTCTCGAGGACGTCTACAACTACGACGAAGCCTTCGAGCAGGCCTACGACCTCATTACCGCCGAACTTGATCGCGGCAACGAAGTCTGGGTCAACGTCGCCGCGATGCCCCGCACCGTGAGTTTCGCGTTCGCGACCGCCGCGAACTCCCTGATGGTCGAACGCGAAGACGACCGCGAGCAGATCCACACCTACTACACCGCTCCCGAAAAGTACCTCGAGACCGAACTCGCCGAAGAACTGCGCGAACAGATCACCGTCCTCGAGGATCTCGAGGACGAACGCGATGCAGACGCCGACGTCATCGACGACAACCGAATCGATACCCGCCTCGAGAGCGCTCGAGATCTGCTCTCGGAGTTCGACGAGCGCGGGACGACGATTGGCGCGAAAGAGATCGACGGTCGCCACATCGTCGAGTTGCCCGTCGCCTCGTTTTCGAACGTCAAACCCTTCGAGGAGTTGATTCTCTACAAGTTAGGCGAGGACGGGGAGTTCGACTCCGTCTCCGAACTTGCAGAATCGCTCTCGAGTGAACTCAACGAGGAGTACACCGATAGTTTCCGCTCGAAAGTCATCTACAACGTCGACCGGCTTGGGCCGGGGGGCAAGGGCTACATCGAGCGCGAAGAACACGGCAAATCGTATCGGACGCGCCTCTCTCGAATCGGTGAGTTGTGGGTGCGAGCGCACTCGGACGAGCCAGGGTCGCCGTAA
- a CDS encoding DUF7344 domain-containing protein, whose amino-acid sequence MTTKTTPIKSTSTDAILPTETVFTLLSDNRRRYALYYLSQTVGAVSVDTVIDELAHYERPGETPTQTLLEELTLEFHHNHRRLLVDTGVVSYDADAGTLERTRTARALDPYLTLAFDDEREY is encoded by the coding sequence ATGACAACGAAAACCACCCCAATCAAGTCTACCAGCACTGACGCTATCCTTCCAACGGAGACGGTCTTTACGCTGCTCAGCGACAACCGTCGTCGGTACGCACTGTACTACCTGTCCCAGACGGTCGGTGCAGTCTCAGTCGATACCGTGATCGACGAACTCGCCCACTACGAACGGCCGGGCGAGACGCCGACACAGACCCTCCTCGAGGAACTGACTCTCGAGTTCCACCACAACCACCGTCGGCTGCTGGTTGACACCGGCGTCGTCTCGTACGATGCCGATGCAGGGACGCTCGAGCGGACGAGAACCGCTCGCGCGCTCGATCCCTACCTGACGCTCGCGTTCGATGACGAGCGCGAGTACTGA